TTGAAATCTCCCTTTGCTATGCCCCTCTCCCTCTGTTGTGTACTTGCCCAACAGCTCAATTCCGTTCACCAGCACTGGATCGGTCCGTAATCGGTCAGCCATAAAAAGAATCAAAACGATACAGTTCATTCCATCGCCGAAACAACCGATCTGTAGATAGACGGCGAACCAATATCTTTAGCAGCACTTCAGTGGTACGGCACAAACCCGACACTGGTCACGGACTGGCCAGAAACACGTTGCTTCATCGTACAGCATCACGGCACTCCCCAGCATCCCATCCCTTCCGAGTGCAGCTGTGCTTCTATGGTGGTTGATTTTCTCATTTATTATTGCTCGCTTTTACGGTtcggggagttttttttttacgattcaTCAAGCGATCGTTGTATAACGGCATCAGCATGGTCCACACCATTTTGACCACGGAGCAGGCGATTGCAGcgagcaaaaacaacaacaacaatactCACCCGCCGGCGATACTACGAGGTGTAATTTACCAAATTATATTTCACCACTCTCAgtttccacacacacagccacggTGCTCAAGAAGTTGTCCAGCGTGATGATCATCGGCGGCGATCGTGAAAGGTCCACCGCAGTAGATGCACTGGATCAAGTGCTGGTGGTTAGATTACCACCTTCATAGGCATCTTCACGATCGCGTCGGCAGCATATTAGAGACGTCAGACGTTGCCCAAATATTTGGACATCTAAGCTCCATCACACCGCGAAGGTCTTCGGTTCGTGCTGGTGCTTACCGACCTGCGTGACCTTTCGCAGGCTCACCTGATGGCCGGTAAGGCCACGATGGTACAACGTGCCAGTTTACTTCCCGGGTAGGCTACGGTAGTTGTATACCACCGGTGCAGGTGGCATTTTTGGAAGAACGCCACAGAAGCGGATGGAACAGATGGATGGATTGTCAATCATGCGCGGACCATAAATTATAGCGCGCCGTTTCGGTGGTACTTGAACACTGCGGGACAACACAGAAGGTATTTGGGTCATTTGAAAACGTCGGCAGATGAAAGGTGTATCAGCTGCACGGTGCATAATGAATTCTGCAGCACATTCCAAATGCTTTAGACCTTCTCTAGATCGAAATGCGCTCGGGCACCCTTGTTGGTTGCTATAATTTATACAACGCTCTTTAGCTATTTCACCACCGAGCGAATAAATTGTCGGGAAGTGGGTTTCGCTTCCATAAATCTTGCACTCCATTCCCAGCGTTTGCATCGATTCGAAGCATCTTAATTGCTTAACATCCCCCGCATAGACACACTCAACCTGCAACCTGCGCAGCGAGTTCTTTCAGTTAAGCTCGTTTGATTTGCTCTCTTCCCTCCGCAAAAGTTGGTCAAGTTCTGGGAGGATATTTTCTACAATTTCTACTCCACAACTAGTTCAAGGCCACCGGTTATCCAATAACCCCGTTGCCACGGCAAGTGTGCAGGTAATCCTGCCTGACAAAGGAAAACtttgtgcaaaatttattaaaaggtTTTTTCCTTGGCATTTTCTCAGCGTACCGTTCGCCAAACGGGGAGAGGCAGACGTAAAAGATGGAGCTTAAATTTCCCGAGTGCACCCCCGAACCTAGCGGGACGtgagaaacaaatgtttccgTCGGTACGTTGCTGCACCCAACAAGCGTTAGCAAAGTGGGACGAGAGTTatccaaaccaaacgaaaaccgTGGACGCTAAAGGCGAAGAATCCTGCTGGTCGTGATAACGCGAACGAAGCAACTCTCGGACGGGATGGCGAAACTGGCAAACTAAGAACGCATCTGGTTGCAGCTGGGTTTTATTACTGTTTGCAGTCGGTTGCAATTCCTGTTTACTAACGTCGCTTAATGGCTTGATAAACGAAACCGATGCCGGCCACATTGAACCTGTCGTAAAATTGCCATCGCTGCAGTGTAGGGCAATTCTgctttattaatgttttaagtAACGATTAAATGAGCTTATTTGATACTGTATGAAATTTGTTGAACTATAACAGTAATTTTTAGTAGATTTACTTAACCTTTAGCTGAGCTCAAACCGGACTGAAATGACATTATCAATCATGGGACCGAGCTCGTTAAACTATTtcgttcgatttttgtttcgattacATTATTATGACTACTTCATGTATCGCTCATTAAATTAAGTAAactatgtatttttttaagtctTGAATAATCACAGAAAAGGAAGCTTGTTTTTTGAAGACTATAAGTAGGTAAACAACGCAGCTTTTCTTAATAAAAAGCACTGTAAGTAATACACCCGCAGATGATACAGTTCATTAGGCTTACGAagttaaataacttttttaacgttttttGTCCTGCTTGTACCAACGGCTTTATCTGTTTCATGCTTGACCAACCCTGCATACCTCGAAGCATTTGCCATTCGTCAACacaatttttgctttgcttcacACTGATCAAGGGAACGAAACGTTTTGTGTTATTGCATCGGCCTTCTTCCTTCGCCAGTTATTTCTTGCCATCGCATTTCCTTCACCGTGTTTGTTTCCCGTGCACAGCGGCAGGTGTTCAACTTGTTGAAAGCCCCCGGCCGCATGATCAGATTCAAGTTCGCATCGCATCATGTTTACTTCAGCATCCTTCCCGAATGGAACGTTTAAAAGCGAACCAACATCGAGCCCAACCGAGAAGCTTTGTCTCTTGTTCGTGTTGGTTCTCGTGCCTTGCAATTCCGTTTGCCCTTCGTATGcactttgttttttctcaATGCGTTTCTTACCCACCACTGGCACGTACCGTTCGACTGGACAGGGCCGACCTGATTATGCTCGCTCGATTTAGTGAAACAAAGACCCACTGCGAATCAATCAGCTgccggtggaaaaaaaaaccgggaaaGGAAGCTCAAAACACTCCGAACATGACGATCAGTTGGGCCGGATTGTACGATCGGGAGGCACATAATTAGCGATAATTCGCAACAATGGCAGCGCAACTGCAATCGGAACTGCACCCGAACAAAGAAGGCAGGAcaaaatttacaacaaaagGACACGCGGTGTGGTacgttgtttattgtttaagaTGTGAATTTTCACTTCAGCGTTGTGCGCTGTGTTTTACCAccaggaattaaaaaaaaaaccattctaaATTCCAATTCCAATCTCTCGATTTAGACATCACAACCTTTTGCGAGCTTTCGTACCTAGGCAGGTTGCGCACGGTACGCCATCAAAGTGACTGTATGATCTGCAAGAttcagaaaataaaaacaaacaaacccccatGAGAACGTGTGGTTGAAACGAGCCTAgagcttgtgtttttttgttcgcaatCAGTTCATTGACGGATCTTTATTGCTTGAGCTAGCGATCAGTCGCGTCGCACTACGATCCACGAAACGGCATGTCTAGCTTTCCTGCGGGACTGGAACGGCTTGAGCACCTGCCGGGGAAGGGGGGTGGTTGTGCCGGGCGGACGAAACGGGGACCGGGTGAAGGCGGGATAAAACGGACAAGGGAGACACAAAGTAGAATCAAAAGGGGGAACATGGTGTTAGCGTTGGTAAAAACGGTGAGTACACACACAATACTGAGCTTCTCCCATCAAGAAATGAGCCGTCGGACGTTTTGGTTTAGGGGAGAACCTGTCAAGGAAATATACTTGCTGGTGATAGTACCAGTGAGGAGTTGCAGCTTTTCAGTATCCCACGGAGTAGCGTCACGTCATCTGGCGTCAGTGCCCATCCGCTCAGCTGGCCAACGCTCTGCAGCTCCGGACAACGGTCCATCAGTATCTGTCGGTGGAAGTCGTCCGTGAATTTGTGGAACACAGCAATGACCGAACAGCTTACCTCCACGGCTGCGATGGAAAGGTACGGTGCCGATGTAAACCAAACGTCTTCCAGCTGATAGAAGTCGTGCTCGATCACCATCGAGCTGATGTCTTCGTCGGAGAAGGTAACCGCATCGACCGCCAACCGACGCAGCGTGGTCGTGTGGCAGATGAACCGTCGCAAGCTCGGTTTCAGTATGGGACTGCTCAAGATCTCCAACCCCTGCAGGCTCCCGAAGCTGGTATCACCCGTGAACGTCAGCGAATCCATCATGTAGAAGTCGAGATCAATCAAGTTCGGGCAGGAGCGCACGAGCCGATCGATCTCCAGCGGTCCATACCCCTTGATCGCGGTCAGATGGTACAGGGCTTTGCCGATGTGCTCCATCAGGCCAACCAATTCGTACGAGCTAAATTTGTACAGCTTCATCCGGCGCAACTTCACCGAACGCAGCTTCTCCAGAATACCCGCCTCCGGTGAGTCCAGGTAGATGTGCTCCAACCGTGGACAGGACCGTACGATTGCATCCAATGTGGACGCATCCGTTTCCGTGTCGTGCACGTACACCAACCGGCACCGGAAGTTAGCATCTTTCTTCTCGATAATGTACTGCAAACTGCGGCCAACGAACGAGTACGACTGCAGGGTGGCCAAGTTGGGAAGGTTCTGCAGCAACAGGGCCACGTCTGTGTGGCAAATGTTTTCCTCTCCGAGCGAACCAATATCCACATAGGTGAGATGGTTTCGACACTCACCATAGCAAAGATACTCGATGCCAATTTCCGTAATGTCAGTTTCGCCACTAATGTCCAACTGTCTGATACCTTGGCTGTAGTCGGCGATGTGCTTTAGCAGGTTATCGTTCGCGATGTGAGGGATGGTCAGTTTGGTCAAGTGCGGCAAACGCTTCACAATCTCAAACATGTAGCACATGCACTCTTCCTTCACCCAAACACCCTTCATGTTTAGCTGGCGCAGCCCGCGACCCTGGGCCGCGATCACCTGTAGTATCCGCTCGTAATACGCTAGTGGAAAGATCTCCGTCACCAGACACTGTACGCCATCGTTCAGAAGCATCTGCATGCAGCAGAATCGCATCGAAGCTTCGAGTGAGTCCGAGCAAAGGATCACGCGCAGCAGGTCCTCGTAGATGTTGCTCGTCGCACCCAGATTGTCCATGTACGAGTTGATCTCCACCATCAGGAGCGTGTAGTCGGGCGGAATACCGAACGCATGGCTCGTCTGCACCATGGTACCGATCGCGCCCACTATTGTGCCAGCCAGCTCCGCCAACGTCAGTTCGCTCAGTGTGCGAACGGGCAGCTTTTTGGACATCTtgcaccaaacaccaaacttCCTCGGTTTCACGCGATTCACCTAAAAAACTTTAAACTAAATTAATGCCGAAAATAGCAATCTgttttgctgatttttttttgcgtctcAATAGTTTGCAAATTTGTCACCTTGGCCGTTAGAGGGTCCAAATGTTTCACAACAAAATCAATTGCCACCTTGTAGGCATGCGCAGTGCGCCTTACTTTGCacggcaatttttttttttttgcttatatAAGGCTCGAAAGATTATTGCTGCCGGATGTGTTATACTTTTCACCCTTAGCAAATCAGAACACATCAAAGTGGTCGAGCTGTATCACGTTCGTTTAGTAACACTCACTTAGAATGCACATAAATCGCAGTTTTCAAAATGCTACAAACTACCTAGTGTTTATACCAACCGGAATCAGATCTGACAAAATTCGAGCTCAAATCGAAACTGACATCGTGAACAGTGGAGTGCGTGTGTACGactattatttttaaaccgtGCGCAGCGGATTGTTTGTACACAAACAGGCCTCAATTCTAGCGCATGCGTAATAGAAAGCAAATCGCAGCCGGGCGTGTTTCAGTCGGGATGACAGTTTGTGCCTAGGTGATATTGTTGGAtgtgatgaaatatttcctgCCGGCCAATACGATGAACGTAACGGATCAGTCAATCCAGGATGTATGGCTGAGAATTTGGAATGAGCTTGAAGAACAAAAAGTTGAACCCAACATTAATTATATTTCAGTCTTTGTATACTTAAATAATCATTTCATATAATAGTGCCACGTTCTACAAAAATACAGCAAATACAAAGACCTCCGGAATTAAGATCAATATGGTcttaataaacataaattacaacgaaataataaattaattaatagtaATACCATCAACCTCATTAGTTCCATAAAAGCAGCTAATTACATCCCAGCATATAATAGTTTATAAGCCAATATAATATGTGTTTTAAATCTGCTTCTATTATACTTAAGTTCCCAGCTTACTTTCAATGGTCTTCGGTGACATTTTAAGAGAGTCTTTAGTTTTCGGAACCCTTCGTGGTCGGAAAAGGGTAAAAAATAGCAAGaacaagttaaaaaaaatcatataatCGGTTTCGACCATGattaaatttatgataaaataataatagacAAGTGttagaaaaacgaaaaaataaatggaaaaaatgattttcaattCTTCAGATATCTCGAGTTCTGAAGCTGGTCAAATGAAACTAATGCCCTTGCACCCTTTTTACTGTCATTCCTGGAGGAACTTCAAAGTTTCATGCCATCTGGAATATGATTTCAAACCTCTGGGATGTTTTAATGGGTTAAGGCAATCGGAAGAGATGGATATAGTATTAAATATTCCGTGAATTGGTAGTTGGTCCCATAGAACTAAGATTTCCATCAGACTTCATCAAATCATTGCCTCGTTGTCAACATCGTCGAGTATCATAGActagaaatttaaaaataatcaaacctCCTGCATCACTCAAGAGACAACCCGATGAGACATAATAAATACCTTACAAACAATAACCTCTATAAGacatataaaattttatttacattctaGCTAAGAAATGTTACTAATTGGAGATATTCATCTTAAAAATAAAGTATCTTAATGTCGCAGGGCTGGACGGTTTCAGGCTTCCACCAATGAAGTTATTTCAACGTTTTTGAGCAGTCAGAAGAAGAGGGACTTACTTACACCTTTTCGACACTTTATCATGTCTAGAAGTGTCCGGTGCTGCACAATACTTACCGTCCGTATTTTCAATGAGCTTTCCCTCCCTCGTCCGTTCACCCATTTTCGCGAACTCCCCAAAAAGTCACCCATTCCCGTACACGCTCCACACCATAACCGGTTCGCGTGCAAAAACGTGCTTCAGCTGCTACCGGTTAAAAGCAGCTGACTTGCTCATGTTCCATTTAGCGCACAACCAGACACACTCCTACCACCTTCAAGCCTTTGCCAATTTTGTACCCGATTGACCCTATTTAGCGTTCCTCACGCAGCTCATCTCACCGTCTTTAAACGGTGCGTCAGGAGACGCACAACTT
The Anopheles moucheti chromosome 2, idAnoMoucSN_F20_07, whole genome shotgun sequence genome window above contains:
- the LOC128310898 gene encoding uncharacterized protein LOC128310898 isoform X2, with the translated sequence MSKKLPVRTLSELTLAELAGTIVGAIGTMVQTSHAFGIPPDYTLLMVEINSYMDNLGATSNIYEDLLRVILCSDSLEASMRFCCMQMLLNDGVQCLVTEIFPLAYYERILQVIAAQGRGLRQLNMKGVWVKEECMCYMFEIVKRLPHLTKLTIPHIANDNLLKHIADYSQGIRQLDISGETDITEIGIEYLCYGECRNHLTYVDIGSLGEENICHTDVALLLQNLPNLATLQSYSFVGRSLQYIIEKKDANFRCRLVYVHDTETDASTLDAIVRSCPRLEHIYLDSPEAGILEKLRSVKLRRMKLYKFSSYELVGLMEHIGKALYHLTAIKGYGPLEIDRLVRSCPNLIDLDFYMMDSLTFTGDTSFGSLQGLEILSSPILKPSLRRFICHTTTLRRLAVDAVTFSDEDISSMVIEHDFYQLEDVWFTSAPYLSIAAVEILMDRCPELQSVGQLSGWALTPDDVTLLRGILKSCNSSLIIQSL
- the LOC128310898 gene encoding uncharacterized protein LOC128310898 isoform X1, encoding MSKKLPVRTLSELTLAELAGTIVGAIGTMVQTSHAFGIPPDYTLLMVEINSYMDNLGATSNIYEDLLRVILCSDSLEASMRFCCMQMLLNDGVQCLVTEIFPLAYYERILQVIAAQGRGLRQLNMKGVWVKEECMCYMFEIVKRLPHLTKLTIPHIANDNLLKHIADYSQGIRQLDISGETDITEIGIEYLCYGECRNHLTYVDIGSLGEENICHTDVALLLQNLPNLATLQSYSFVGRSLQYIIEKKDANFRCRLVYVHDTETDASTLDAIVRSCPRLEHIYLDSPEAGILEKLRSVKLRRMKLYKFSSYELVGLMEHIGKALYHLTAIKGYGPLEIDRLVRSCPNLIDLDFYMMDSLTFTGDTSFGSLQGLEILSSPILKPSLRRFICHTTTLRRLAVDAVTFSDEDISSMVIEHDFYQLEDVWFTSAPYLSIAAVEILMDRCPELQSVGQLSGWALTPDDVTLLRGILKSCNSSLVLKPFQSRRKARHAVSWIVVRRD